Proteins from one Catenuloplanes atrovinosus genomic window:
- a CDS encoding ricin-type beta-trefoil lectin domain protein, which produces MHGGTGPWSRPRRGRRWSRPIRATLIALLSTTLVVSGTGTQGLAVPPSGADRNQQVDLPPLPETRPVTQDESADQTLEPAPEVPVDPYAPTAVAPWSEGTGTVDLTGAEPGELVKVADLPVSLGVPEGADPATVDGEWTVDLAAPEASQDAGVPGLIMKLSPPATAEPEASVALSVDYTTFADLYGPQAADRFGLMLLPDCVYDALGTGDCAPSDEEETAPAASSQLLSSEVEVVPAAAGAGARAASATGERRVVTGTVPVSALRDAAPAAANARAAAAADAGGVVGALDTGASVSGDFTATPLLSSGSWAAGSSSGAFTYSYQVTVPQTGGGMAPQINLGYSSQSVDGRTSSTNNQASWIGDGWDYSAGQITRTYAGCRQDSKKAGSNNAKHKTGDMCWGSQNATLSLGGTTTELVYANGTWTTANGDGSRIERKLDTTRGNGDRDGEYWIVTTRDGTRYHFGLNKLPGWTDGKPVTNSVLTMPVYGNHAGEPCYNSDWTKSYCTQAWRWSLDYVEDLQGNAMSFWWTKEDKGYYARNFNWKAPVSYDRAGYLSRIDYGQRADSIFTATAPASVAFSVAERCYAEGSLTCSAENFKSKDPGKYRIWYDTPADLRCEAKKMCWNAAPTFWSTKRLDKITTSALRVPGSGTRQVVDEYQLDQTFPVLKTGPNTALWLKSITRTGYGLNTAANERITLNAVKFESNTEDMPNRVKKDNRPGFSRLRIGRVINEYGGETVVNYRKPVGDCSTGTGLPGKGDTAALKNNDRLCYPAYWHPDPEAEEIDWFHKYVVESVEELPNVDGAANTVTRYEYDRAGWKLAEQEFTKKATRTYSQFAGFEKVTVLTGSEVPEFAGRTTKSVTRFFRGMGDTVSVKDAAGVEIAKDEEPFAGRIAEELTYASHTDADDRWLTRSVTVPAAQELARRARDDGLSPLIAWRVTEPRAYSVTRSSGTGDDKRTLRTLETKTTFETTYGLPTRVEFLGDTGVTGDESCQQLEYLHRADKNLIGLSKEVRTLPAACGAAPDFTDLKKLSSAVRTAYDGAAFGAALAANTRGLATETWSLKADGSGFQSDGTTGFDAVGRVTSRTDVDGKASTVTYEPALGQAFKVIEKNSLGHTQTQELEPGRAVTVRTTDANDRVSVAEYDALGRLRKAWAPGRTPNATTVPDFEAVYNTQPKQVPNVITYTRGHDNKLQTAVTFFDGLGRERQSQEEAVGGGRLITDTLYNGSGEVWQTNNAYYSTKAPEPTLFSPESDTLVPNATRYTYDGLGRVLTETPLFHGTPATDRITRYEYGPDYSTVINPAGAASYRVFSDANGRTTRVDTFTDGNRVAFTSLRYEYDARGQMAKAVHGSNAAKQWSWVYDGRGRVISATDPDAGTTTTTYDHRDRTLTTTNARGVTLWNGYDELSRPTQQRLNGPSGTQVSSFTYDTAPGGKGLPATATRYTDGLAYTQSVGGYTYDYQPTSTTLTLPQSIATEWGFQNSYTYGYTYTDTGLPETMQLPSVGNFPSERLLVRYTKDGLPLTVSGKDWYGSETAYSPYGQVLRSTLGTHPYRVWSQSTFDEASGALTTQQVYRENAGNTALVTGHLVSNRNYTYDAAGNVLAIRERADGIAERQCFIYDAIGQLTKAWTAKNQEACNAGPANADGTTNVAAGKDNSGYWQEYGYDDLGNRQWVANKDINGDKTKDVATEYDYGRANGSQPGTLTKVRKKFTTPEGAAVTAEAERLYELTGETKAVTSLTTGDKQELTWTYDGQVERVTGQGENGKTAYYGLGDKCLDLKSGLAQPGTVVQLYTCNATIAQKWTFTAVPNQADPNLGTLAAYDSWCLQPAANTAGSALAIQKCDGSAAQRLKRNSSGQYTHVASGLCVAVKDAANLSGTAVVLATCDASSAAQKWEAQNQTRYIYGPSGTPLLSIQGKQATLDLGDAQVTTNKGGVLVKTHRSYGTPGGTILRYAYGTAAPNMVAIAADPQGSPAAEIALQNGMETRIRKQDPFGNVRGTSVNLQTDTGFLGAGRDDASGYTRLGARLYDPSVGRFLSADPVVDLQDPMQSNGYSYAHNNPVTHTDPTGLSISLTPSEMAAALAGAGLTTAQVAQAQATMNQSLMSVIMSAAWGILAEFIGINDAIGCFGGDMWACGSLILGAIPWGKVAKIPSVAKAINRTINAIQAWQSARKAAQTVLAAAKAAERQAIAAKKAAIERAKKAAEAARKKAAEKANTTSNRAVNEAKKTGNTVQKDAQAKAAPRSSSASATRGGGGKPQSAKPSGNAGGGTRAKGGSSGGGGAGKADSGGGSCKLNNSFVPGTRVHMADGSTKAIEDVAPGDKVKATDPETGETTVQTVTATIEGEGVKRLVKVVIDTDGATAELTATDGHPFWVPELGRWVEATELRPGQWLRTGAGSWVQVSSVERWTVTHAVVHNLSVSGVHTYYVVAGGQPVLVHNCGPTETDASLARDRAEELQSGRDDYWNAANHGTTAVIGVFNTKTKQWTNHIAINGDGEMPSGWTLGANEKFVQGRGHAEEAILNNLGPDEVVGFGGTSRNICRDICYPLLNGAGMRFGGAGYFGGRADKTEFSLFWQEDW; this is translated from the coding sequence ATGCACGGTGGTACAGGTCCATGGTCGCGGCCTAGACGCGGCCGCCGATGGTCACGACCGATCCGCGCGACGCTGATCGCGCTGCTGTCGACCACTCTGGTGGTCAGCGGGACGGGCACGCAGGGCCTCGCGGTGCCGCCGTCCGGCGCCGACCGGAACCAGCAGGTGGATCTTCCGCCGCTGCCGGAGACCCGGCCGGTCACGCAGGACGAGTCCGCGGACCAGACGCTGGAGCCCGCGCCCGAGGTGCCGGTCGACCCGTACGCGCCGACCGCGGTCGCGCCGTGGAGCGAGGGCACCGGCACCGTCGACCTGACCGGCGCCGAGCCCGGTGAGCTGGTCAAGGTCGCCGACCTGCCGGTCTCGCTCGGCGTCCCGGAGGGTGCCGACCCGGCGACGGTGGACGGCGAGTGGACCGTCGACCTGGCCGCGCCCGAGGCGTCGCAGGACGCCGGTGTACCCGGTCTGATCATGAAGCTTTCGCCGCCGGCCACGGCGGAACCGGAGGCGTCCGTCGCGCTGAGCGTGGACTACACCACCTTCGCCGACCTGTACGGACCGCAGGCCGCGGACCGGTTCGGCCTGATGCTGCTGCCCGACTGCGTCTACGACGCGCTCGGCACCGGCGACTGCGCGCCCAGCGACGAGGAGGAGACCGCTCCGGCCGCGTCCTCCCAGCTGCTCTCCAGCGAGGTCGAGGTGGTCCCGGCCGCCGCCGGCGCCGGCGCGCGCGCCGCGTCCGCCACCGGTGAGCGCCGCGTCGTGACCGGCACCGTCCCGGTCTCGGCCCTGCGTGACGCCGCGCCCGCGGCCGCGAACGCCCGGGCCGCCGCCGCTGCCGACGCCGGTGGCGTGGTCGGCGCGCTGGACACCGGCGCCTCCGTCTCCGGCGACTTCACCGCGACGCCGCTGCTCTCCTCCGGCTCCTGGGCGGCGGGCTCCTCGTCCGGCGCGTTCACCTACTCGTACCAGGTCACGGTTCCGCAGACCGGTGGCGGCATGGCGCCGCAGATCAACCTCGGCTACTCGTCGCAGTCCGTGGACGGGCGCACCTCGTCCACGAACAACCAGGCGTCCTGGATCGGCGACGGCTGGGACTACAGCGCCGGGCAGATCACCCGCACGTACGCGGGCTGCCGCCAGGACTCCAAGAAGGCCGGCTCCAACAACGCCAAGCACAAGACCGGCGACATGTGCTGGGGCTCGCAGAACGCCACGCTCTCGCTCGGCGGCACCACCACCGAGCTGGTGTACGCGAACGGCACCTGGACCACCGCGAACGGCGACGGCTCCAGGATCGAGCGGAAGCTGGACACCACCCGCGGCAACGGCGACAGGGACGGCGAGTACTGGATCGTCACCACCCGGGACGGCACCAGGTACCACTTCGGCCTGAACAAGCTGCCCGGCTGGACCGACGGCAAGCCGGTCACCAACTCCGTGCTCACCATGCCGGTCTACGGCAACCACGCCGGCGAGCCCTGCTACAACAGCGACTGGACCAAGTCGTACTGCACGCAGGCCTGGCGCTGGTCGCTCGACTACGTCGAGGACCTCCAGGGCAACGCGATGAGCTTCTGGTGGACCAAGGAGGACAAGGGCTACTACGCCCGTAACTTCAACTGGAAGGCGCCGGTCTCCTACGACCGGGCCGGCTACCTCTCGCGCATCGACTACGGCCAGCGGGCGGACTCGATCTTCACCGCGACCGCGCCGGCCAGCGTCGCGTTCTCCGTCGCCGAGCGGTGTTACGCCGAGGGCAGCCTCACCTGCTCGGCGGAGAACTTCAAGAGCAAGGACCCCGGCAAATACCGCATCTGGTACGACACCCCGGCCGACCTTCGCTGCGAGGCGAAGAAGATGTGCTGGAACGCCGCGCCCACCTTCTGGTCCACCAAGCGCCTCGACAAGATCACCACGTCCGCGCTGCGCGTGCCCGGCAGCGGCACCCGCCAGGTCGTCGACGAGTACCAGCTCGACCAGACGTTCCCGGTGCTCAAGACCGGCCCGAACACCGCGCTGTGGCTCAAGTCGATCACCCGTACCGGCTACGGCCTGAACACCGCCGCCAACGAGCGGATCACGCTCAACGCGGTCAAGTTCGAGTCGAACACCGAGGACATGCCGAACCGCGTCAAGAAGGACAACCGGCCCGGCTTCTCCCGCCTCCGCATCGGCCGCGTGATCAACGAGTACGGCGGCGAGACGGTCGTCAACTACCGCAAGCCGGTCGGTGACTGCTCGACCGGCACCGGGCTGCCCGGCAAGGGCGACACGGCCGCGCTGAAGAACAACGACCGGCTCTGCTATCCCGCGTACTGGCATCCGGACCCGGAGGCCGAGGAGATCGACTGGTTCCACAAGTACGTGGTCGAGTCGGTCGAGGAACTGCCGAACGTGGACGGCGCCGCCAACACGGTCACCCGCTACGAGTACGACAGGGCCGGCTGGAAGCTGGCCGAGCAGGAGTTCACGAAGAAGGCGACACGGACGTACTCGCAGTTCGCCGGCTTCGAGAAGGTCACCGTGCTGACCGGCTCGGAGGTGCCGGAGTTCGCCGGCAGGACCACGAAGTCGGTCACCCGGTTCTTCCGCGGCATGGGCGACACCGTGTCCGTGAAGGACGCGGCGGGCGTGGAGATCGCCAAGGACGAGGAGCCGTTCGCGGGGCGGATCGCGGAGGAGCTCACCTACGCGTCCCACACGGACGCGGACGACCGGTGGCTGACCCGGTCCGTCACCGTGCCGGCCGCGCAGGAACTGGCCCGGCGCGCCCGTGATGACGGGCTGAGCCCACTGATCGCGTGGCGGGTCACGGAACCACGCGCGTACTCGGTGACGCGCTCCTCCGGCACCGGCGACGACAAGCGGACGCTGCGCACCCTCGAGACGAAGACCACGTTCGAGACGACGTACGGGCTCCCGACCCGGGTCGAGTTCCTCGGCGACACCGGGGTGACCGGGGACGAGTCCTGCCAGCAGCTGGAATACCTGCACCGGGCGGACAAGAACCTGATCGGCCTCTCCAAGGAGGTCCGGACCCTTCCCGCCGCGTGCGGCGCGGCTCCCGACTTCACCGATCTGAAGAAGCTCAGCTCGGCGGTTCGCACGGCGTACGACGGTGCCGCGTTCGGCGCCGCGCTCGCCGCGAACACCCGCGGACTGGCCACGGAGACCTGGTCGCTGAAGGCGGACGGCTCCGGCTTCCAATCCGACGGCACCACCGGATTCGACGCGGTCGGCCGCGTCACGTCGCGCACCGACGTGGACGGCAAGGCGTCGACGGTCACCTATGAGCCGGCCCTCGGCCAGGCGTTCAAGGTGATCGAGAAGAATTCGCTCGGGCACACCCAGACGCAGGAACTGGAGCCGGGCCGCGCGGTCACCGTGCGGACCACGGACGCCAACGACCGGGTCAGCGTCGCGGAGTACGACGCACTCGGCCGGCTCCGCAAGGCCTGGGCGCCGGGCCGCACCCCGAACGCGACGACGGTTCCCGACTTCGAGGCCGTGTACAACACGCAGCCCAAGCAGGTGCCGAACGTCATCACGTACACCAGGGGACACGACAACAAGCTGCAGACCGCGGTCACGTTCTTCGACGGGCTCGGCCGCGAGCGGCAGAGCCAGGAGGAGGCGGTCGGCGGCGGCCGGCTGATCACCGACACGCTCTACAACGGCTCCGGCGAGGTGTGGCAGACCAACAACGCCTACTACTCGACCAAGGCGCCGGAGCCGACGCTGTTCAGCCCGGAGTCCGACACGCTGGTGCCGAACGCCACCCGGTACACGTACGACGGACTGGGCCGAGTGCTCACCGAGACGCCGCTGTTCCACGGCACTCCGGCCACGGATCGGATCACCCGGTACGAGTACGGTCCCGACTACTCCACCGTGATCAACCCGGCCGGGGCGGCGTCCTACCGCGTCTTCAGTGACGCGAACGGCCGCACGACTCGCGTCGACACATTCACGGACGGCAACCGCGTCGCGTTCACCAGCCTGCGGTACGAGTACGACGCGCGCGGCCAGATGGCCAAGGCCGTGCACGGCAGCAACGCCGCCAAGCAGTGGTCCTGGGTTTACGACGGCCGCGGGCGGGTGATCAGCGCCACCGACCCGGACGCCGGCACCACGACCACCACGTACGACCACCGTGACCGCACGCTGACCACCACGAACGCCCGTGGCGTGACGCTGTGGAACGGCTACGACGAACTGTCGCGCCCGACCCAGCAGCGGCTCAACGGCCCGAGCGGCACCCAGGTGTCGTCGTTCACCTATGACACCGCACCCGGTGGCAAGGGCCTTCCGGCGACGGCGACCCGGTACACCGACGGGCTGGCGTACACCCAGTCGGTCGGCGGCTACACCTACGACTATCAGCCGACCTCCACCACGCTGACGCTGCCGCAGAGCATCGCCACGGAGTGGGGATTTCAGAACTCATACACCTACGGCTACACCTACACCGACACCGGGCTGCCGGAGACGATGCAGCTCCCGTCCGTCGGCAACTTCCCCTCCGAGCGGCTGCTGGTCCGCTACACCAAGGACGGCCTGCCGCTGACCGTGTCGGGCAAGGACTGGTACGGCTCGGAGACCGCGTACTCGCCGTACGGCCAGGTGCTCCGCTCGACGCTGGGCACCCACCCGTACCGGGTCTGGTCGCAGTCGACCTTCGACGAGGCCAGCGGCGCGCTGACCACGCAGCAGGTCTACCGGGAGAACGCGGGCAACACCGCGCTGGTCACCGGGCACCTGGTCAGCAACCGCAACTACACCTACGACGCGGCGGGCAACGTGCTCGCCATTCGGGAGCGCGCCGACGGTATCGCCGAGCGGCAGTGCTTCATCTACGACGCGATCGGGCAGCTCACGAAGGCGTGGACCGCCAAGAATCAGGAGGCGTGCAACGCCGGCCCGGCCAACGCCGACGGCACGACGAACGTCGCGGCCGGTAAGGACAACTCCGGATACTGGCAGGAGTACGGCTACGACGACCTGGGCAATCGTCAATGGGTCGCCAACAAGGACATCAACGGCGACAAGACCAAGGACGTGGCCACCGAGTACGACTACGGCAGGGCCAACGGCAGCCAGCCCGGCACGCTGACCAAGGTCCGGAAGAAGTTCACCACTCCGGAGGGCGCCGCGGTCACCGCGGAGGCGGAGCGGCTCTACGAGCTGACCGGCGAGACCAAGGCGGTCACGTCGCTGACCACCGGCGACAAGCAGGAGCTGACCTGGACCTACGACGGCCAGGTCGAGCGGGTCACCGGCCAGGGTGAGAACGGCAAGACCGCCTATTACGGCCTCGGTGACAAGTGCCTCGACCTCAAGTCGGGCCTCGCTCAGCCAGGTACGGTGGTCCAGCTCTACACCTGCAACGCCACGATCGCGCAGAAGTGGACCTTCACGGCCGTACCGAACCAGGCCGACCCGAACCTGGGCACGCTGGCCGCGTACGACTCCTGGTGCCTGCAGCCGGCCGCGAACACCGCCGGCTCCGCGCTGGCGATCCAGAAGTGCGACGGCTCGGCAGCGCAGCGGCTGAAGCGCAACAGTTCCGGCCAGTACACGCACGTCGCCTCAGGGCTGTGCGTAGCGGTCAAGGACGCGGCGAACCTCAGCGGCACCGCGGTCGTGCTCGCCACCTGCGACGCGTCGTCCGCCGCCCAGAAGTGGGAGGCGCAGAACCAGACCCGCTACATCTACGGGCCCAGCGGCACGCCGCTGCTGAGCATCCAGGGTAAGCAGGCCACCCTCGACCTGGGCGATGCTCAGGTCACCACCAACAAGGGCGGCGTGCTCGTCAAGACCCATCGGTCGTACGGCACGCCGGGCGGCACGATCCTGCGGTACGCCTACGGGACCGCCGCGCCGAACATGGTGGCGATCGCGGCCGACCCGCAGGGCAGCCCGGCCGCCGAGATCGCGCTCCAGAACGGCATGGAGACCCGGATTCGTAAGCAGGACCCGTTCGGCAACGTGCGCGGTACCAGCGTCAACCTGCAGACGGACACCGGGTTCCTCGGTGCCGGCCGCGACGACGCCTCCGGCTACACCCGGCTCGGTGCACGTCTCTACGACCCGTCCGTCGGACGATTCCTGTCCGCCGACCCGGTCGTGGACCTCCAGGACCCGATGCAGTCCAACGGGTACTCCTACGCCCACAACAACCCGGTGACCCACACGGACCCGACCGGCCTGTCGATCTCGCTCACCCCGTCGGAGATGGCGGCGGCCCTGGCCGGTGCCGGACTGACGACCGCTCAGGTCGCTCAGGCTCAGGCGACGATGAACCAGTCGCTCATGTCGGTGATCATGTCCGCCGCGTGGGGGATCCTGGCGGAGTTCATCGGCATCAACGACGCGATCGGCTGCTTCGGCGGCGACATGTGGGCCTGCGGCAGCCTGATCCTCGGTGCCATCCCGTGGGGCAAGGTCGCCAAGATCCCGAGCGTGGCGAAGGCGATCAATCGCACCATCAACGCCATCCAGGCCTGGCAGTCCGCCCGCAAGGCGGCTCAGACGGTGCTGGCCGCGGCCAAGGCCGCGGAACGCCAGGCGATCGCCGCGAAGAAGGCGGCGATCGAACGGGCCAAGAAGGCGGCCGAGGCGGCGCGGAAGAAGGCCGCGGAGAAGGCCAACACCACCAGCAACAGGGCCGTCAACGAAGCCAAGAAGACCGGGAACACGGTCCAGAAGGACGCTCAGGCCAAGGCCGCTCCTCGGTCGTCGTCGGCGTCGGCCACCAGGGGCGGCGGCGGTAAGCCGCAGTCGGCGAAACCGAGCGGCAACGCCGGCGGAGGAACCCGCGCCAAGGGAGGAAGCAGTGGCGGCGGAGGCGCCGGCAAGGCGGACTCCGGTGGTGGGTCCTGCAAGCTGAACAACAGCTTCGTGCCCGGCACCCGGGTCCACATGGCGGACGGTTCGACCAAGGCGATCGAGGACGTCGCACCGGGCGACAAGGTGAAGGCCACCGACCCGGAGACCGGTGAGACGACCGTCCAGACGGTGACGGCCACGATCGAGGGTGAGGGAGTCAAGCGGCTCGTCAAGGTCGTCATCGATACGGACGGCGCGACCGCCGAACTCACCGCCACCGACGGCCACCCGTTCTGGGTGCCCGAACTGGGGCGGTGGGTCGAGGCCACCGAGTTGCGGCCCGGGCAGTGGTTGCGGACCGGTGCCGGTTCCTGGGTGCAGGTCTCGTCGGTCGAGCGCTGGACGGTCACCCACGCCGTCGTCCACAACCTCAGCGTCAGTGGCGTCCACACGTACTACGTGGTCGCCGGTGGCCAGCCGGTTCTCGTCCACAACTGTGGGCCGACCGAGACCGACGCCTCGCTGGCCCGCGACCGTGCCGAGGAACTCCAGAGCGGTCGCGACGACTACTGGAACGCGGCGAACCACGGAACGACCGCGGTGATCGGCGTCTTCAACACGAAGACGAAGCAGTGGACGAATCACATCGCCATCAACGGCGATGGCGAGATGCCGAGCGGCTGGACCCTCGGTGCGAACGAGAAATTCGTGCAGGGGCGAGGCCATGCCGAGGAGGCGATCCTCAACAACCTCGGTCCCGACGAGGTCGTCGGTTTCGGTGGCACCTCGCGCAACATCTGCCGTGACATCTGCTATCCATTGCTCAACGGTGCCGGCATGCGGTTCGGTGGCGCGGGGTACTTTGGTGGCCGGGCGGACAAGACGGAATTCTCGTTGTTCTGGCAGGAGGACTGGTAG
- a CDS encoding GNAT family N-acetyltransferase: MSVTLRQADLATDSDVLVSLMGDYLTWAVGRLREEYGVADSPTDLGAIRESLPHFVPPEGLLLLADHDGDPVGVAALRTIAPRVVEVKRMYVDPRGRGLGVGSALIDRLLTEARDTFEADTVRLDSCRFMTDAQRLYQSRGFVEREPYEETEIPAHMRQYWRFFEMKL; encoded by the coding sequence ATGAGCGTCACCCTCCGCCAGGCCGACCTGGCCACCGACTCCGACGTGCTCGTCAGCCTGATGGGCGACTACCTCACCTGGGCCGTCGGCCGGCTCCGCGAGGAGTACGGGGTGGCGGACTCCCCCACCGACCTCGGCGCGATCCGCGAGTCGCTCCCCCACTTCGTACCGCCGGAGGGCCTGCTCCTCCTCGCCGACCACGACGGCGACCCGGTCGGCGTCGCCGCGCTGCGCACCATCGCCCCGCGGGTGGTCGAGGTGAAGCGGATGTACGTCGACCCGCGGGGCCGCGGCCTGGGGGTCGGTTCGGCCCTGATCGACCGGCTGCTGACCGAGGCCCGCGACACGTTCGAGGCCGACACCGTCCGCCTGGACAGCTGCCGTTTCATGACCGACGCCCAGCGCCTGTACCAGTCCCGCGGGTTCGTGGAGCGGGAACCCTACGAGGAGACGGAGATTCCCGCGCACATGCGGCAGTACTGGCGCTTCTTCGAGATGAAGCTGTGA
- a CDS encoding universal stress protein — protein sequence MGAFELGTDGPSALVVGVDGSEGSLRAAAYALGLARRQRARLFAVYARREPGAFLTFGGTAVQALVEAQSEIESELLEMLDQQARDWSVDARLVVRPGDPLRVLGDVAEEVKASGIIVGASAGLGHKIAGSLATRLVRAARWPVTVVP from the coding sequence GTGGGCGCTTTTGAACTCGGCACCGACGGCCCCTCGGCCCTGGTCGTCGGCGTCGACGGCTCCGAGGGCTCGCTGCGCGCCGCCGCGTACGCGCTCGGCCTCGCCCGCCGGCAGCGCGCCCGCCTCTTCGCCGTCTACGCCCGCCGGGAGCCAGGGGCGTTCCTGACCTTCGGCGGTACGGCCGTGCAGGCCCTCGTCGAGGCGCAGAGCGAGATCGAGTCCGAGCTGCTGGAGATGCTCGACCAGCAGGCGCGCGACTGGTCCGTCGACGCCCGGCTGGTCGTCCGCCCCGGCGACCCGCTGCGCGTGCTCGGCGACGTCGCCGAGGAGGTCAAGGCCAGCGGCATCATCGTCGGCGCCTCCGCCGGGCTCGGCCACAAGATCGCCGGCTCCCTCGCCACCCGCCTGGTCCGCGCGGCCCGCTGGCCGGTCACCGTGGTCCCGTGA
- the araA gene encoding L-arabinose isomerase has product MTHQIWFLTGSQHLYGPETLEQVAAQSREIQDQLTAGGLSAEIVGKPVLTDSGAIRQVMLDANADKNCVGVIAWMHTFSPAKMWITGLDTLRKPLLHLHTQHNVSLPWSTIDMDFMNLNQAAHGDREFGFIQARLGVPRKTIAGHASDPTVVRRVDEWIRAAAGVTRLRSLRLARFGDNMRNVAVTEGDKVEAELQFGVSVNTYGVNDLVEVVDAASDKEIDTLIGEYADTYEIAPELAVGGERHESLRYAARIEAGLRTFLTEGDFGAFTTNFEDLGGLRQLPGLAVQRLMADGYGFGGEGDWKTSVLVATFKAMGTGTGRGTSFMEDYTYHFGPGEPKILGAHMLEVCPTIASAKPRLEIHPLGIGGREDPVRMVFDAAPGAGIVVGLADLGDRFRLVANEIEVTAPDEPLPNLPVARAVWKPAPSLSTSAECWLTAGGPHHTVLTQAIGTETLRDFATILQTELLLIDANTTTHDFADRVRWNSAYYRLARSL; this is encoded by the coding sequence ATGACGCACCAGATCTGGTTTCTCACCGGCAGCCAGCATCTCTACGGACCCGAGACGCTGGAGCAGGTGGCCGCCCAGAGCCGGGAGATCCAGGACCAGCTCACGGCCGGTGGCCTGAGCGCCGAGATCGTCGGCAAGCCGGTCCTGACCGACTCCGGCGCGATCCGCCAGGTGATGCTCGACGCGAACGCGGACAAGAACTGCGTCGGCGTCATCGCCTGGATGCACACGTTCTCGCCGGCCAAGATGTGGATCACCGGCCTGGACACGCTGCGCAAGCCGCTGCTGCACCTGCACACGCAGCACAACGTGTCGCTGCCGTGGTCGACCATCGACATGGACTTCATGAACCTGAACCAGGCCGCGCACGGCGACCGGGAGTTCGGGTTCATCCAGGCCCGGCTCGGGGTGCCGCGCAAGACCATCGCCGGCCACGCGTCCGACCCCACCGTGGTGCGCCGGGTCGACGAGTGGATCCGCGCGGCGGCCGGCGTCACGAGGCTGCGCAGCCTGCGGCTGGCCCGGTTCGGCGACAACATGCGCAACGTGGCGGTGACCGAGGGCGACAAGGTCGAGGCGGAGCTGCAGTTCGGCGTCTCGGTCAACACGTACGGCGTGAACGACCTGGTCGAGGTGGTCGACGCCGCCTCGGACAAGGAGATCGACACGCTGATCGGCGAGTACGCGGACACCTACGAGATCGCGCCGGAGCTGGCCGTGGGCGGCGAGCGGCACGAGTCGCTGCGCTACGCGGCCCGGATCGAGGCCGGCCTGCGCACGTTCCTCACCGAGGGTGACTTCGGCGCGTTCACCACGAACTTCGAGGACCTCGGCGGGCTGCGCCAGCTCCCCGGCCTCGCGGTGCAGCGGCTGATGGCGGACGGGTACGGCTTCGGCGGCGAGGGTGACTGGAAGACGTCCGTGCTGGTCGCCACGTTCAAGGCGATGGGCACCGGCACCGGGCGCGGCACCTCGTTCATGGAGGACTACACGTACCACTTCGGCCCGGGCGAGCCGAAGATCCTCGGTGCGCACATGCTGGAGGTCTGCCCGACCATCGCGTCCGCCAAGCCGCGCCTGGAGATCCACCCGCTCGGCATCGGCGGTCGCGAGGACCCGGTCCGGATGGTCTTCGACGCCGCCCCCGGCGCCGGCATCGTGGTCGGCCTGGCGGACCTCGGCGACCGGTTCCGCCTGGTCGCGAACGAGATCGAGGTGACCGCGCCGGACGAGCCGCTGCCGAACCTGCCGGTCGCGCGCGCGGTCTGGAAGCCGGCACCGTCGCTGTCCACGTCCGCCGAGTGCTGGCTGACCGCGGGCGGCCCGCACCACACCGTGCTGACCCAGGCCATCGGTACGGAGACGCTGCGCGACTTCGCCACCATCCTGCAGACCGAGTTGCTGCTCATCGACGCGAACACCACCACGCACGACTTCGCCGACCGCGTCCGGTGGAACAGCGCCTACTATCGGCTGGCCCGGTCGCTGTGA
- a CDS encoding response regulator transcription factor — protein MIRVLIVDDQDLVRAGLRSLLGNDPGIEIAGEASGGVRGLAEARRLRPDVVLMDLRMPGGGGLDATAAITAELPGTRVLVLTTFSEPGEIDAAVRAGAAGYLLKDTGADELRRAVRTVAEGGNLLSPAVARHVMDRLAAEPPPERDPRLASLTERERQVLARVGLGETNQEIASALVISPATARTYVSRLMAKLRARDRTQLAVIAHRARL, from the coding sequence ATGATCAGGGTTTTGATCGTCGACGACCAGGATCTGGTGCGCGCCGGGCTGCGCAGCCTGCTCGGCAACGACCCGGGCATCGAGATCGCCGGCGAGGCGTCCGGCGGCGTGCGCGGGCTCGCGGAGGCGCGCCGGCTGCGCCCGGACGTGGTGCTGATGGACCTGCGGATGCCGGGCGGCGGCGGGCTGGACGCGACCGCCGCGATCACCGCGGAGCTGCCCGGCACCCGGGTGCTGGTGCTGACCACGTTCTCCGAGCCGGGCGAGATCGACGCCGCGGTCCGCGCCGGCGCCGCCGGGTACCTGCTCAAGGACACCGGCGCGGACGAGCTGCGCCGCGCGGTACGGACCGTGGCCGAGGGCGGGAACCTGCTGTCCCCGGCCGTGGCCCGGCACGTGATGGACCGGCTCGCCGCGGAGCCGCCGCCGGAGCGGGACCCCCGGCTGGCCTCGCTGACCGAGCGGGAGCGGCAGGTGCTGGCCCGGGTGGGGCTCGGCGAGACGAACCAGGAGATCGCGTCCGCGCTGGTCATCAGCCCGGCGACGGCCCGCACCTACGTGAGCCGGCTGATGGCGAAGCTGCGCGCCCGGGACCGTACCCAGCTGGCGGTCATCGCCCATCGGGCACGCCTGTGA